TACTGATAGAATAGCTGAAATGGTGAGAGCAAGGAACTTCAGTTACGTTCCAGTGAAAGGTGTTCTAACAGATTTTGATGAGGAGACCAGTGAAGTCTTTAGTCACCAGGCATTTTACCTCCCAAGACTTGGCGATCCTCATGTTAGAGCGGTTGTACCTATAGTTTACGGAGGCCTCAGAATAGGTATATACCTCGACTTCGTAATGAAGAGTGATAAAACCCTCCCTCCTCAGGGACTAAAACATAATCTCAAGGTAGTTAAGGAGGTCATACCAGGCTATCCATTTGAAAAACACATCAAAAGAACATTCTTCGGAATAATGCCTATAACAAACGCTGAAGTAGGTTGGCACGATTTCATAGTCGATGTGCCAGAATATGTGCCAAGATGGGTAAATATAATACTAGGCCCTGCAGGGGTCAGCTCAGCGCCCATGCTAGGGAAGAGAGTCGCTGAGCTACTAATGACATCAGGCCTATATCTTCTACCAAAATCTAATTTCAATCCCACAGAAAAAGGAGGTGTTAAGGCATGACTGCGCTTCCTCAAAAAATTACTCTAAATACTGCCCTCAAGATGATCAATGCAATGATAAGATTTGCAAAGGACAACCAAATATTTCCGGGAAGTTATGCAGTGGTAGATGAGGGAGGTCACGTAATAGCTTTCGAGAGAAGAGACATTGCACCGATAGCAACAGCTGATATAGCGATCGACAAAGCATGGACCGCGGCTACAATGAAAGCCTCGGGCAGGATGCTCGAGGTTATAACTAGAGGAGAGGGATGGAGGCTTAACGTCAAACACAAAGGTAGGCTAACCATAATACCTGGGGCCATACCTATAATAGCTCATGGACGAATCCTAGGAGGAATCGGTCATAGCGGAGGCTCAGCGGAAGAGGACTTGAAAATATCTCAAGCCGGCTGGACAGCTATATTCAGGGAAGAAGACTTCAAAGAAGAAGTCGAAGAGAAATTGTCAAAAGCGAGGCTAATAGCTGAAGAAGTCCTAAGTATAATAAAAGAAAGAAACCTAAAACCTGTAAGTGTAGCCGTTTTAGATGAATGGGGAGGGCTCCTACTGCTTTACAGGATGGACAGAGCTCCATATGGAACCCTTGAACTCTCAAGGGACAAAGCTTGGACAGCTGCAGCTTTTAAGACTTTCTCCGACTACGCTTTACAATTCTATAATAACAATGTAAATAATGTGAACTGGAACGAACGTGTTACACCAGTTCCTGGTGGCGTACCATTCTCTACGGGGGAAACGTTTTGTGGTGCGATTGGGATTTCAGGTGATGAGCCGGAGATAGATAAAGAAGTAGCAATAGAGGCTCTTAAAAGA
This window of the Candidatus Tiamatella incendiivivens genome carries:
- a CDS encoding heme-binding protein, which gives rise to MTALPQKITLNTALKMINAMIRFAKDNQIFPGSYAVVDEGGHVIAFERRDIAPIATADIAIDKAWTAATMKASGRMLEVITRGEGWRLNVKHKGRLTIIPGAIPIIAHGRILGGIGHSGGSAEEDLKISQAGWTAIFREEDFKEEVEEKLSKARLIAEEVLSIIKERNLKPVSVAVLDEWGGLLLLYRMDRAPYGTLELSRDKAWTAAAFKTFSDYALQFYNNNVNNVNWNERVTPVPGGVPFSTGETFCGAIGISGDEPEIDKEVAIEALKRLAIKVRE